Proteins encoded within one genomic window of Humulus lupulus chromosome 1, drHumLupu1.1, whole genome shotgun sequence:
- the LOC133813043 gene encoding zinc finger BED domain-containing protein RICESLEEPER 2-like, protein MSVEDLIRRLHIEGDNKSAEKQSSNPNVAKANTVEHDKGSKGKKPKPKPGSKLGPKGGVSKKSKFQGKFFNYNKTGHKSSDCRLLKKKGNEANVVEAMFQEVADLDLCVMLSEINLVDVNPKEWWLDTGATHHVCANKSAFSDLTLVENGEKIYMGNSTTSEIKGQDQKKELKSILKRIINFIQVPSHKGDLVGKELINCLSEWGISLVFAVTVDNASSNDVALRKLKGHLLDKDNTIPLNGEMFHMRCSTHILNLIVTDGLKELNDAISSIRNAVRYVRSSPARLKRFKESCKDANIESKALLCLDVVTRWNSTYLMLESAIKFKKAFENLEADANYTKYFDEERMDGPPTNLDWEKAVVFVDFWRRFYDLTN, encoded by the exons ATGAGTGTTGAAGATCTCATTCGCAGACTTCACATTGAAGGGGATAACAAAAGTGCTGAGAAGcaatcctcaaatcccaatgtTGCCAAGGCTAATACGGTGGAGCATGACAAAGGCTCCAAGGGGAAGAAGCCTAAGCCCAAGCCAGGGTCCAAACTTGGACCGAAAGGTGGAGTTTCAAAGAAGTCGAAATTCCAAGGGAAGTTCTTTAACTACAACAAGACGGGACATAAATCGTCAGATTGTAGACTGCTGAAAAAGAAAGGCAATGAGGCCAATGTTGTGGAAGCCATGTTCCAAGAGGTCGCTGACCTAGACCTATGTGTAATGCTCTCTGAAATAAACCTGGTAGATGTTAATCCAAAGGAATGGTGGCTCGATACTGGAGCTACTCATCATGTTTGTGCGAACAAGTCTGCATTCTCTGACCTTACTTTAGTGGAAAACGGGGAAAAGATCTACATGGGCAACTCAACAACCTCTGAGATAAAAGGGCAAG ATCAGAAGAAAGAGCTGAAGTCAATTTTG AAGAGAATTATCAACTTTATCCAAGTTCCTAGCCATAAAGGGGACTTGGTGGGGAAAGAGTTGATAAATTGTCTTAGTGAGTGGGGTATCTCCTTAGTTTTTGCAGTGACGGTTGACAATGCCTCCTCAAATGACGTTGCTCTTAGAAAATTGAAGGGGCACTTGTTGGACAAAGATAATACCATTCCATTGAATGGCGAAATGTTTCATATGAGGTGTTCAActcatattttgaatttgatagtAACTGATGGGTTGAAAGAGTTGAATGATGCAATTTCAAGCATTCGAAATGCGGTGAGATATGTGCGGTCATCTCCAGCTAGACTGAAAAGATTTAAAGAAAGTTGCAAGGATGCAAACATTGAATCAAAAGCCTTGTTATGCTTGGATGTGGTTACTAGGTGGAACTCCACCTACTTGATGTTAGAATCTGCTATAAAATTCAAGAAGGCTTTTGAGAATTTGGAAGCAGATGCGAACTACACAAagtactttgatgaagaaagaatgGATGGCCCACCAACCAACCTAGACTGGGAAAAAGCAGTTGTATTTGTTGACTTTTGGAGGAGATTCTATGATCTTACTAATTGA